The Stigmatopora argus isolate UIUO_Sarg chromosome 1, RoL_Sarg_1.0, whole genome shotgun sequence genome segment TAGACGCCAGGTCTTTgggatttgactttttttaatgacaaaaaatactGCCTTGCCCTTTCAAGGGGTAACCATGACTTCAATTTTAATGCAAGACGCTTCTTGTTTTTACATCACTAGAACATTCTTCCTTTCCAGTGTAAGTGACATTTTTCCTTCTATGCAACGGAGGCGGAGACCAACAAGACCAGCCGTGTCCACGTCAGCTGTAGAGTCGGAACTCAGTGATTTTCTTATAAAATTTAGGGTAGGCGAGGGTCCCCCACAAACAGAATCCACCCTCCTTTTCGTCTGCTACGAAATCCTGCATTTACTTGTCCTTGGACCAGTCAAACCAGTACCAAAACACGGCGAAGCCAGCAATGCTTTGATGGGGGCGAAATAAAGTTTCACGTGGTGCGTTCACTGACATCTGGTAGAACGTGTGACGCCGTAAACATTACTACACGTTTAGAAGTATAAGTAATTAAGACGGGGAAGCCAGTCGCAGAGAACCGCCGTCTGTCTTACCTTCGGGGAGTTGCTGCTCTTCACAGTTGCTCCAAGGAAGGAGTGTGCACAAGAAAAGGACGGGGAACATTGCCGGCCAAAGTTCCATGGCGAAAATCTTTTAATGAAGGCTGGAGTGGGAAAGGAAAGGACTAGAAGTGAGTGCGGAATGACTTTCCCTGCTGACCCGGCAACGTAAAAGAAGAAGCCCCCCTTCTTTTCTTCCTTGCTGGCTCTCTCCCTCCTCCCTCTCGTAATAGGGGTGGGAACCTACTAAGCGTACCTCCCGATGTGATACGATTTGCGATAAAAGGAACGCGATAACGATTATCTCGCAATATGGCGATACCACGATTATCCATacagctcatctcattttctgaaccgctttatcctcattagggtcactggggttgctggagcctatcccagctgactctgggctaGAGGCGGAGGAtgccctgtatcggtggccagccaatcgtagggcacaaggagacggacaaccaatttagtgtccaatcagcctagcatgcatgtttttggaatgtgggaggaaactagagtacccggagaaaacccacacaggagatcatgcaaactccacacaggtggaccgacctggatttgaagctaacgtgctaaccactcattcaccgggtCGCtcatctattatgttgactacttataatttactatttatttatttattgattatgcattattatttattgattatttatctgttcgtttgTCTGTTATCTGTAAACTTCCCTACttctttatgttgttgactacttatttatttattgatgatttatttaatggttattgttattatttatttgtctgtttgtttgttgttgttattgtggtggggctttaaatctcatgatATAGTAGGTACgtacttgtatcatgacaatcaatcattcaattcaatttaaattacGACTTTCCGGTCCCCTTTACGGCTCGTGGTTTTGCGACAGTTTTCAAAACCGGAAACGTCGGGGTTTGCTGGTGGCATTTCTCAACATTTGCTCCATTGGACACGTCAAATCGAACGTATTGTCTTGGATCAACCCTGATACTTTGTGAGTGTCATGTATCGTTTTTTGAAAGAATATGAAAGCAAGAAAAACGACGGAGTGTCGTCGCCTTTCCTTTCTACTCCTTGGTACGTAGTCGAGCTAATATAGCCAACCTGACATCAGCGAAGGCACTCGGTAACATGCAGTTGCTCATTGACTTTTTAACTGGATAAACTCGTGACGCCCAAGGATTCGAGCTTTCGGTACCTTAAAAGCAAATAATGTGGCTACAACAACGACTGAAGGGGCTGCCCGGCTTGTTATCAAGCAGCTGGGCGAGAAGACTTCTCATCGGACTACTCATCTTCCTTATTTTTTACTGGTATCTTGGACCAGACCGGAGCTGGAGGATCTTTGGTGGCTCATCCGTGCCGGGCGGTTTGGCTGGACTTTGCCTACAGGCGGAAATTCACAGATGGAAGTCGATTATGGACCGTGGGGAGGGTTTATACAGGGTCCATACAGCTCTGGAAATGCGAGACACGCCCTTCGTATCTGGTAATGGCCATATTTTAATTGACACTAATTCTAACAAACTCTGGGTGGCATCATCTTCACAGCCCGGTTCGGCTCCGGTTCATCAGACTGAGTACGCCCCTATTGTCGGTGTCCATTTGGAGGGGGAGAAGACGGAAGCGCGGGCGTCCATGATGTGGTTCCGAAAAGGATCCGTGCTGTCGGTCCGATGCGCCTCCCCTGTGTCCGTGCAGTCATCCCGGGAATGCGTCACCATCAGAGAGGAGTTTGTCGCCCACAGGAGTCGACACAATGTCTACCTTCAGAGGATCCACATAAACAACCCTTCCGACAAGTCGGCCAGCATCGAGATTTCCTACAACGCTCTCAACCTCCGCAAGTTCTCCACCATTCTGGAGAAATTGGAGGACAGGGAAATCATGTTCTCCTCAGGGACAGTCCCATTAGAGAAGAACCTCATGATGCTGTTAGTGGTAGTCACCAAAAAGCTCAACAACAGGATCCAGGTTTTTCCAAAAACGGAGTACACGGACAATATACTGTCTGTTGTGAGGACTTCAGAGCCCATCGAACCGTCCAAGCTGGATGAGACGTTTGCCCGCCTCCGGGAATCAGCCAGAAAGGAGCTCGGGGAGCTCCTGAAGACAAATGTGGATGATCTGATCGTTGACCACCAGAAGGCCTGGATGGATCTCTTCACTTCAGGTAACCTTTTTCAAGAACGTTATGTTAACTCTTTGCTATTGCAATTCACCGACCTCATGGCGATAGAATGCTGATTCTTTGGAAAcctacactttttattttttacagaaaaattacaaaaaaacatctcgTGGCTTTGTATTTATCCAGGCACCATAGATTTGTGTTGTATGGTGATTTATCACACCCCAGTTATCTGATTAGAGGCCTATAAGGCTGTTCCACTATATTCATTAGTGAAATATCAACACTAGTGttcaataatgtatttttaaactgtTAGGATAATATTATAGTGCTAATTGCACTAATTACGTTAATtgttataaaaatatttctttgccaacaagcattttttttgcattcgatTGAATGAGAAATGATGCATATGTATTTTCATActtaataccttgagatacaagcgtaatgtgttccgggaccgagctcatatgtcaatttactcgtatctcaaatcaattttttcccgtataaaataactaaatacaaattaatctgttcccaccctctgaaaaatcacttaaaaataggatattacaatggtaaaacatgtttttaattattctaATTCACCAGCTaggcaaagtaacaaatacctatttagtggttatgatctgcaataaaatgtgtcattatattattgtgtacagtattgtatggagttcttaccttTGAGATAACGGCAGAGGAGACTTGACACGTTCGTttcgctacacttttgtgacactacgtaacataacataaacattaaatttaacttaaatgaacttcgaatactatacacacacacacacacacacacacacacttaaaaataccaTCTCTCAGCTGGttgctttactttcaagtctTTACAGATTCCGCtaactgtttctcctttatccatattttaaaaaagcccctCCCTCTCGTCATGAATATCCCTGCGCAGCTTGAAAAAGACCACCTTGAGGCCGCATCATCAtatactcgtatgtcaaatttgtcttgtatttcAGGACGAAAAttggctcggaattttcctcgtatctcaaatttctcgtaagtTGGGATGCTCttgtgtcaaggtattactgtacgttactttttttgtgagcacttttcccttctctgttcATAAACGGGAAGTATCATGACTCGTGTGCTTTTTAAAACAGGTTTTAAGTCGACCAGTTTTCTGGTAGAACAATATCGGGTTGTCTAAATCAGGTATCTCAAACTCAGTTTATCTGGGGTCGCTTGAGAAAGACTGAATGAGTGTGGAATGCAAATATTCcacaaaaaaactttcaaatattcaataaaatatataaaa includes the following:
- the kiaa2013 gene encoding uncharacterized protein KIAA2013 homolog is translated as MWLQQRLKGLPGLLSSSWARRLLIGLLIFLIFYWYLGPDRSWRIFGGSSVPGGLAGLCLQAEIHRWKSIMDRGEGLYRVHTALEMRDTPFVSGNGHILIDTNSNKLWVASSSQPGSAPVHQTEYAPIVGVHLEGEKTEARASMMWFRKGSVLSVRCASPVSVQSSRECVTIREEFVAHRSRHNVYLQRIHINNPSDKSASIEISYNALNLRKFSTILEKLEDREIMFSSGTVPLEKNLMMLLVVVTKKLNNRIQVFPKTEYTDNILSVVRTSEPIEPSKLDETFARLRESARKELGELLKTNVDDLIVDHQKAWMDLFTSGVEMKKITDTNTPSSRTVNATLYYILSCSRAPQLERRLSNEERARLESSLNYADHCFSGHATMHAENLWPEQLSGTAQILQLVTLWTLTLQKRGCKALVAAGAHGAMQGMVLSFGGLQFTENHLQFQADPDVLHNSYALRGIRYNRDLINLAVLPDSEGKPFLHVLVKPQEKPVKLYACEAGCLNEPVELTSEVKGHTFPVMVTQPITPLLYFSTDLRHLQDLRHTLHLKAILDHQEHMANRYPGLPFLFWFSVASLITLFHLFLFKLIYNEYCGPTAKPLFRSKV